TACTTTGGCAGGATGTATAGATGATTTGAGAGCAGGACTAGGAATATTCAATTTATCAAATAAACTTGGCATTGTTCCTAAATAATCACCTACCATCAGACTTTCGGCATGGTCTAAAATTGCAATATCGTTTGTAGAAACTTCATCTACATCTATTTCGTTTCCAGCGTAAAAGGTCTTTAAACTTCTTATTTTCAGATTCTCATCTGAGCCATTGAGGTTGTATGATTTTCTTGTTCTAAGGCTTCCCCCTATAATCTTTAGATAGGCTCGTTTCTGTTCCTTCTTATTATGCTCAATTTTATAGACATAGGCAGATAAATCGTTCTCTTGAGGTAGAGATGTTTCAATAAAAGTAGTGATTGAGTTTAGCAAATCTTCGATACCAATGCCATACATTGCTGAGCCATGGTAGATAGGATGTAGTTTAGCGAATTGAACAAGATGAATCATTGAACTCCAATAGTCTGAATTTGAGAGTTGCGTATCGCTTAAGTATTTTTCAAGCAAAGAATCATCTTTCTCCAAAATTGTTTCTCTGTCCTTTTCTGATATGTTGTGTATTGTACAGCTAGAAGTTAAAATCTTGCCATCAACGGATTGCATAAGAAGAATATCTTTTGAAAGGCTATTTTGTATTTCGAAATAAAGCTGATTTAGATTTACTCCCTCTCTATCTATTTTGTTGATAAATAGAATGGCTGGAATTTCTAGTTGTTGCAAGACATTGAACAACAATCTCGTTTGAGCTTGAATACCCTCTTTAGCAGACACCACAAGAATAGCACCATCTAGCATTCTAAAAGTGCGTTCCACTTCTGCTAGAAAGTCCATGTGTCCAGGAGTGTCGATAATATTAATCTTTGTATCGTTCCATTGAATAGACGTTGTAGAAGCTCTAACGGTGATACCTCTTCGTTTTTCAATATCCATCGAATCGGTTGTGGTATTACCTTTGTCCACACTTCCACGTACCTCAGTTGCTCCACTAGCAAATAGCAAGTTCTCAGTAATGGAGGTTTTTCCTGCATCAATATGTGCAAGAATACCTATATTTATAGTTTTCATTTGATTTTGTAAATAATATAGCGGATGCTTTGTAGAAATGCATCACATAAAAAATACATCCTTGATGGTAGAATGTACCACAAGAACTTGAATTCGTATTTCTAATTATATTATTTACTGCCGCATAGTGTGACAAAGGTAGAAAATAAATTTTAAAATCAACCCTACATTCAAGTTGAAAATGCAACTTTATTGATTATTAACTAAATGATATGTTTGATGAAAAAATCGAGGATAACTTTTTTCGAGCTCGATGGGACGGCTCCAAAAGTTATCACCCGCTTTTTTCGAGTAGATTCCAAATTCCATCAAATATCTGATTTGGGGATAAATATCCAAATCTTTTTCGTGGCCTGTTGTTTATCTGTTGTTCCACATAATTCACATATTCATGTGTAACATAATTGAAATCAACTT
The DNA window shown above is from Empedobacter falsenii and carries:
- the tet(36) gene encoding tetracycline resistance ribosomal protection protein Tet(36) is translated as MKTINIGILAHIDAGKTSITENLLFASGATEVRGSVDKGNTTTDSMDIEKRRGITVRASTTSIQWNDTKINIIDTPGHMDFLAEVERTFRMLDGAILVVSAKEGIQAQTRLLFNVLQQLEIPAILFINKIDREGVNLNQLYFEIQNSLSKDILLMQSVDGKILTSSCTIHNISEKDRETILEKDDSLLEKYLSDTQLSNSDYWSSMIHLVQFAKLHPIYHGSAMYGIGIEDLLNSITTFIETSLPQENDLSAYVYKIEHNKKEQKRAYLKIIGGSLRTRKSYNLNGSDENLKIRSLKTFYAGNEIDVDEVSTNDIAILDHAESLMVGDYLGTMPSLFDKLNIPSPALKSSIHPAKVEDRSKLISAMNVLSVEDPSLTFGINADNNELEVSLYGATQREVILTLLEERFSVDAYFEEVKTIYKERLKTKSEYTIHIEVPPNPYWASIGLIIEPLPIGAGLTIESDISLGYLNQSFQNAVFDGVKKACESGLYGWKVTDLKVTFSHGIYYSPVSTPADFRSLAPYVFRLALQQADVELLEPILDFKLQIPIAVNARAITDINKMQGEISTITSDGDWTTILGEIPLDTSKEYSAEVSSYTQGLGIFVTRFSGYQITNKKVSRSVELNEKDKLMYMFEKELG